In one window of Sardina pilchardus chromosome 23, fSarPil1.1, whole genome shotgun sequence DNA:
- the LOC134071774 gene encoding oxidized low-density lipoprotein receptor 1-like: MEMDHIYGNVCADNTESYKASQDTIKVSRKALIVLLISGVILLLGVAVLGTLTYQYASKLSDEQKKFALLDAQHNNISADLNNTAECSCRTCPEGWMHHRGKCYLFSSSEMNWEGSRDHCITLGGHLVIVNNQEEQVKWTTCVNI, encoded by the exons ATGGAAATGGACCACATCTATGGAAATGTATGTGCGGATAACACTGAGAGCTACAAAG CCTCTCAGGACACCATAAAGGTCAGCAGAAAAGCCCTAATTGTTCTTCTGATAAGTGGAGTGATTCTGCTGCTTGGTGTGGCAGTTCTTGGTACATTGACATACCAAT ATGCAAGTAAACTAAGTGATGAACAAAAGAAGTTTGCTCTGCTGGATGCTCAACATAACAATATATCAGCTGATTTGAATAACACCG CTGAATGCAGTTGTAGGACTTGTCCTGAGGGATGGATGCATCACAGAGGAAAGTGCTACCTGTTCTCCTCTTCAGAAATGAACTGGGAGGGAAGTCGAGACCACTGCATCACCTTAGGGGGTCACCTAGTCATAGTGAATAATCAAGAGGAGCAGGTAAAGTGGACTACATGTGTGAACATCTGA